The stretch of DNA CTACAATGTAACATGGAGGCAgtgagataataaaattataacaaACTAAAGAAAAAGGCAATGGTTTACAATATGGGACGTAATGATCCGtaacttatttaaaagttatcaacaaaaaaaacaattaaCAGCAGCCATACCTTTTCAATTATGTCCACATTCAAATGCTTCAATTGTTCTTGTAGCGTTTCAGAAATTCCAACTTCAAATATCTTGTTGATGTGCAGCAGTGAACACATGctctataaaataaaatacttgtttttttagaagaaaaatattttgtcaaTTGATACCAGCAATCAACATCAAGGGAACTGAGAGAACAAGGATTTTAGTAATTGTGAAGAAGGTGTTGACAACTATCTGAAATCTTGATAAATCCAAGATGATTCGTGAATCTCCACAGTGACtaagaagaagaaagaagaagGTGAAAGAGAGAACAAAAGTTGAGCATTAAAAATTCACTGGTTAAGTGGACAAGAGGAATGGTAATGGTTATAAGGGATTAGCAATCACAGAAATGTGAAAACAAATTTCCATCAGCGTTATAGATTATCAAGTGTTACTCTGTTTTCTGAAAGAATGTAATGTCCATACCTTCAGAAAAGCTGTCCAGTCACTACTTGTGCACAAAGAACTTGGAGAATTGATTTTCTTCAAGAAGAAAATTCCAAAATATTGAATCAAACATAGAAAACGTAATACGTGTACCAAAAAGAATGGAGAAAACGGAGAAAAAAATACTAGAAAAAGGTTAGAGAACTGAAAAATAACGTATTcatcattttttatttaaataaaatttatttaaataagtgATGCAAATGAAATAATAATGCAATGGGATATTTATAGAAAAGAGATAAGAGGGAAGATTTTGGTACCTTGAGTAGATGAGGAATATCTTTTACAGACTTCAGTGTTTCACGCAAAGAAACCAATAATTCTTCAGCACAAAGAAAGAAAGATATCTTGGTTCATTAGGGAAACTTTTTCACTCAGTGCCAACAAGGATACAATGTTCATACTCAAATAACATTTTTAATCCATCAAAAACTTGAAAACTTAGAAGTATCATCTCCAGAGTTTATATAAAATCAAGTTTCTGTTTCATATGCATCTTATATCATTCTCAACGAGCTTTCAGTATATAGTTTGATCATGACAAGAACTTCTaaactcaatcaaatcaataagTTAAGCCCAAAATCCTACAATGACAAATAATGCTAGGACTAGGATACAGTGTCGAGACGACTATTCAACTTGTCAAGGTCTAGTATAGGCTTCAGGAACCAATTCCTAATGGAAACAGAAGTATTAGATCAAGGTCCCTCAAAAGATACGACAGATCACCGTAGGAGCAATACCGTGACACCTGGACATGATCTTACCTCAACAGACGTCTGCCAATTGGTGTTACACACTGCAGAATGGGAAAAAAAGATAAGTGTAAACTTTTATGTTTGCATTGCAAAGTTCAAGATTAAATTGATGACAGTGTCATAAAACCTTATTCATCATCCCATAAACAGAGAATCTGCAGTAAAAAATAACAGATTATTTGTTTAGCATATGAACAGGAGGATGCAATAGCATTTACCATTGTTTTGTTATGCCAATGCCCATATTGCTTGTGTATTAATCTTAAACAAAAGATAAAGAATGTGAATCTGCATTTACCCTTCCTTTGCTCTACCAATGCCCATATGGCTTGGATGTTTGTCAATTTGGAATATTTGCAATGCTTCGTGGGCAGCTGAATCAACTTTGAGAAAATTGTTTCTTAATTTGCTTGTTAAAGAGTCCAACTCAGCATATTGAATTTAACTTTAGCAAAGGAAAAAATTGTACATACAGCAGAAGAAGCTATGCTTGGAAATATGGCATGACATAGAAAGAAACTAAGATGGCGGAAAAGATACAGTGAACATTCAGAAAGTGAATTAATTGTGATTGATGCATTCCCACTTTCTTTCTGTTCCAGGGTGTCCACTATTCGTTCATTTTCCAATATGGCAAGAAGTCCCCCACTCGCACGAACTTGAACATCACTTCGAATGTCCATCATGGAACTAAGCTACAGGTCAAGAAAATGTCTCATCAATAAATTAAACCAATGAAATTAATAAGTATTTTTAAAGTTTGAAAGAACTAGATAAATACAAATTACAGACCATATTATTTCTTAGCATAAGCTAAGCTATACCGAATATGGAGTTTAATACATATTACAGGACTGTCTTTCCCCGAGGAGATAAAAATTGGAGTTTTGAACCAAAAAGCTGAACTTTATAACAAGCATTCAAACTTTTGATAACAGTGAAAGGAAGCAGTTATGATGTTTTGTGAATTTTTGTTGTCTGAAACCAATTGGTGACTATGATAATAATTCTTCCTATACAGTTGTCTTACATGCTTTCAACAGCCTCAAATACAAAACTGCATTAAACTCAAAAGCATGAAATTGTTAAGCATTTCATCATAAATTCATATATATTATTGCCATTTTTTCATTAACTAGCATAAAAGCACGTGCATCCGCACGTGAACCCAAATtctaaataactaaaaataaattaataataaaaatatttttaatctttACATAACGTGATCAAATCCATCGAACAATATTTCGTTCGGAAAAAATAGATCAAAACAAATTATAAGAATTTGAAATAATGATTTACAGACGAAGTCCTAAATTGAACTAACATAACAATACAAATACAATGATATGAAAGGATTTGAATTGATTAAGCAATATAAGAgtgtaaatataattatatgaatatattttatttaattaagcaatataagagtggaagaaaacattttagTATATGATGTTGATATTTATCTACTCATTACATCAATTAATAGATAAATATGTTCCTAAAATGTAAAAATTTCATCTTGAAAATCTAAAATAGTACTTACTTATAATTTTAGAATAACTAAGAATATATGACAACAATTTTTCATTTTAAGTTATATTCTAAACTATAACCACATAAATAtcgtaaattcaaaatatttcacaAACCTGCATTTTGGTAgtcaataaattatataaaaaataataaaacatttCATTAGCTAAAGAAAGCATATGGATACAAATtgtattttgagaaaaataataatatatttaaacacAAGAATTGAAAATAAAGTAAATAAATACTTTATTCACCTCTTCTAAGGATGACAATGGGGCGGGGCGGGGCGAGTTCGGAGTTTGGGATAGTAAGCTCATATCCTCACCGAACTACTTTagagattttaaaaaataccCGATCCCGAACCCcaacccgaaaaaatcggggatcTCATCCCCGTTTCAGGTTTTCCCCGCAGGGTCCCAAACCCGTGGGAAAAGTTGTCATCTCTAACCCCTTCTATGTCCTAGATATATTTACTTAAAGCAGTAAACTAAGAAAACTTCATTTCCAACAATTTTATTAAATGGAGATTCATTTCCTTAAATTAATAATTGAAATATCACTATTCTATCtcagaaaagagaaaaaaatgaCACCTCTCTAAATTAATCTTTAGTGTCATGTATCATCATAATCATTGTcctatcattttttttaaaattacatttGCTAAGATTCGAAGCTATTAACAGAAAATTTGATTCCTATTTGATTTGTCATTTTCCTCTTCTCGCTTGAACAAGTCCTGAAATCTCCATTCTATTTTCTGCACATATTTGCATCTGCATGAATATCTAGTTCCCGGCTAGATATGTTGGTCATAATGTCTAGCACTGTGATCACAGAACCAATAATCCCaaatttcttgatttttcaTTAGATTCTTTTAAACCTGCctattaattatatcaaatgtATTTAAATCTTTGGTATAATTTGACAAGTCTTTTCAAATTTCGCTTTCATTTCTATGTAATTAATTTGATATTTAAGTCTCTTAAAGAAGTCATGAACATACAATAtattaagaatttaacatcataCACACTAACACAcacatttatataaaataaattatttaagaaAACCAACGAAAAGAAAATAATGATGATAGTAATGAACAGTGTGGTGACATCTTATTTCAATTTTTCAAATATGTTATTATTAAACTTTATATtatcatattattttatatttatcatGTTATTCTACTATTGGACATatagttaatattttttatacatCTTCTTGTAatactataatttatttattacttaattataaattacacttaaaatataattacaaaattttaataaaatcattaaaaaatatagaaagaaaattaaaagaataaaacatttaaatgtagCATAAAGATCTATTATTTGATAAATTAATATAGGAGTTACATTTTATTATTGAAATTGTATAAATTACTACAATCAATGTATGTTGTAATGATAATTTATTAGCATTTGTTAcaattttacatatatatatatatttgttgaaGTTTGCATGAAGGGTATTATAGATAATGCACAATTGAAAAACATTGTAGATGATCCAtacttttataggtatatagatCATGGACCGAATGAATATAAAAGCGCCGTCTTGTACTTCATCATTCCttctaaataaaaaatacaGTATTGGCGGACAAACCCCACCAACTTCCAGACAGACCCTTAAAGATTACATGGGTTTTCGAAAACAGTGTTGAGATCAAAGTTTCCATGTTGTTAGGGATTACACTATATCAGTTTCTTCCTTTATTTAGAAGATATCTTTTGCATTTTGTGGCTgaactccagttaagagcaatTTGAGGAAATTGTATGTTACAAAGGCCTAAAGATAAACCTTAACTGCTTTCTACTTGGCAAATGAAACCACAAAATAATACAAATACCAAGTCAAATAGAGGCATAGACGATTAAGATGAAACAAGGACAAGATTTGGGATTCCAGCACAAAATGTTCAACTTACAAAGGAGACCCTCTCTTTGATATTCAGCCCTTCTTCCATTCCAGTAACTCGCAGGTACACGAGTCTGTTTCATGCAGAAAAAGAAACAAATATCATAAGAACTAGACAATATGGAAACAGGAAAAATAGAGATACCAATGGATTCTTGCAAAGATTGACCATGGACTGCATGTAAATCAGACAACATTTGAACTAAATACAAAAGCTAGATCCTTAATATCCTGATCTTTCCCATACTTATTTATCAAGGAACCAACTCGATGTCATATGAGAAATTGTGAGATTTCAAACCACGTGTATTCCATGCAATCAATTAGGGTTCTCCAATCTAACAATCAAATCATTGTACTCGATGCATTTGACAAAATGATGGGTCGCAATCTTGACTGCTAGCTAGATCagctaaaagtttaatgaatcttACATACAGAAGCATGAGTAGAAATATATGTATGACTGCCAGAAACAGTCGTTTTATGCCTGATAAAACATATTTTACATACTTCCATTGATAAAGTTACTGGATGATGTTGTCAATTACTGGTCGAATTATTGGTATATAAATTTGAGATGCCTTGACCAACCAAGTTGACTATCAGATGTCACTGTGCCCATTTGGCGTAGCAGCTGCCAGTTTCTAGAGATAATGACACCTCTATGGATAATTCTCCATAAATACTGAAATAATGGATGGAAACAGAGATATGAAGTTCTGCTCTGACCTGTGCCATGCTTGCTCATAGCTGAATAATGAACTTTTAACGAGCTTCACAGTTGGAGCTTCAGTCATCCCATCTGTGTCATCATATATTACTTAGTAAAACAGATGACTAAACAGAGttacataaaatatcatttcacaGTTGTTTACCAGAAGAACTTTGTAAAGCAGCCAAGAACGATTCTTCACTCTTAGTGCTCGTATAAATGATGCATGGTTTGGCTTGAAGTTTTACTGTACCAGGAGTCCATCATAGGTAAGTACATAAAAATGTATGAAACTAAAATGTTAGAATGTTCTTTATTCATGTACCCATATCGACCAATTGAAAATCTTTGTCACCATCTTCCCAAAATTCCATCACATTAAGTTGACAGGTACTGGAATCATAATAAGAGACTCCAACTCTGGGAAACATTTGGACGAATCACTTATTTTTCTCCATCCATAAGGAAACACAAAATAACTCGGACCTTTTATTAGTACATCAGTGGAATGCTCATACAATAATTTGTTCTCAAATGGGGTTACCTTCGACCGTGGATGATGCAAGCCATATAGACCTGTCACAGTAAGGTTTGGAATGTGAAGGAATTATTAGCTTCAGAAATGTTAAACAGTGCATTCAAAACAACTGGTATTTTTTGAGCAAACATAATGACTCCAACTCGGTCATTATCACATCTCCAGTTATTGCGCAAACATATTCCCTGTGGATACTCCGTAATTTTTATCAGACCTCAAATTTCCTATTAAGCAATTGTTGGTCACAGACTAATGTATTTTTTCAATCAGGAGCAGTAGCGATTAGATAAAACTTACTAAAACGAGCTAAATCTATAGAACTTGTCGAACTAAGCAATGACAAAATCAGAAATAGAGACAAAAATTACACCTGAGGTTCGGCGTCCGTTTCGTCGACTTCTTCCATTGTTCCGGAAGCTTGATTCTCACGTAACAATTCTGAATTCGGAAGCTGCACGATGAAGTACGAGAGATTCACGCGTTTCGAAGGCGGGAGAGAGCGACTAAAAAAACAAGCTCATTTTACAGTTAATTTCTCTTaatatattcacatttcaatgcATTGATTTTAAATTAGGGAATTTTGTTAATTAGTTAGTATTAAAAAACACGAATTTGACTCTTTAACTTGATAATCAATTCCATGCAAATTTTAATTTGCGATTTACACAAAAGTTTTCCCTTCAAataattgaatatatatataatgcaattttatattgatttattttatagttttagtctttttttttttgtaataattAGATATTATTTATGTATATAGTGTTAATCGTTTTTCATCGACAATATTAAAATGAAGTATATCGTAAATGTTATATctaaaactaaaatttgataaaataaatcACTCAAATTAATATTTAACTAAAATATCAATAAGAAACTTGTGAGAGTCAAATCCAAAATTTATAGCGGACAAATCAATtactataatatttaaaatatatagattatttttggtaaaaatttgtgttggatcatttatgaaaaaatgttattttttatgctaaaaatattactttttattgtaaatataatatAGATTTACTCATTATTTTTTTGTTGATCAAAATTTAATATGTTATGGTGTTAACCTTTTGGCCAAGTGTATCAAATAGTGACATTGGTCTCGTGTCAGAGATCTCCCGGCCCCATcctaattgttaaaaaaaaatgtttctaccataatatgttttttaaatataattttagttattttttgtATTGGTGTTGATATTTGTCGATGTATATATagtcatatcaataatcttaataaaaatgattaaaattgatatatatataaaatacaaaactaaaactaaaattttataCCTAAGAATATTCGTCTATTTTCATTTAGAGCTGGGAATGACTGATATTCTTTTACAAAACTTGAGAATCCTTCGCTAGTTGAAGTGCTCGAACTAGAGTATTCTCCCTAAACCTCGCAACATTCACCCTCAAATTTGGTTGATCGAGATACACTTTCTGCACTTCTTGATACCCCTTGGCGTACACTGATCCCGGTTTAACAATCACCGAATGATGCCGCCCGTATAGCTCCACGAGCGAGCTCTCTTCCGGCTCCATCCTGTACGGTACGTAATGCAAGCCCATGGCTGCAGCTGGATTGCCGAAACAATACGATGACGCGAATTCCAAGCCCAGCAATTCCAGCTGCACGGTCACCCCACCGGCAGGCAGGAATAATTCGTTCGTCAAACCGGCTCCATGTACTCCAACAAGCACACTGCACGAGTTGACAATCCTAGAAAATGTAGTCATGTTTGCTACCATTTCATCTCTCCCGATGATAACACGAAATCCCAGTTCTTTGATCACAGCAACCATTTCGTCTTCATTGAGAAACCTCCTTGTTTTTGCGCGAGACAGAAGCAGTAGAGTAGGGATTTTTATCTGGTAAATATTGGTGTTTTTCAGGTTGAATGATTCTCTAAGGAACTGTTTAAAATCAGGCATCGTGTAGTTTCGTGGAACTTTTTCGGGATCTATAGTCAGGACATTGTGATACGTCAGGCCAATGATCGACCCTGGAAAGCAATGAACGCTCCTTTTTTCAGCTGGATTCATGACTTCGTAATCCGACAATCTGGACAAAACCGGTCTGAATTTGTCCACGAAGGAGGAATTGTAATCGTCCAGGATGATCAGAACCCGCGATTTGAAATGGTTGGCAGTAAGGAACAAAGGGATGATCAAATCGCTGAATTCGTGGAAAGTGTTTCCGACGTAGGCAGAGGAGAAGATCAGAGCAGGGATTTTGTGGATGACTTCGCACTTCGGAACTGGATTGTGATTCCCGTGCAAGATCTTGACAGGTTTGATGCTTCCAAGGAAGTTGTTTTCTTGTCTTCCATATGGCCTAATGTTGGTTTCTTGAACTGCCTTATTAGATGGAATGTGAACTGTAATATTTCTACCTCTGGTATCAATTCTCACAGGTTGACTTGCCACACAAAGTAGAGAGAATTCAGACGAATGACACGCGAATCCCGTCGTTTCAAGATTTCTTGCTTCCCCTCCTGCTCGATACACACATACATGAATCCACAAACTCCAGgaagaaataaaaaattgaaggaCGGCCATAAACATAACATGAATATTTGGATCCAAGAAGGCCATTAACCTCTAACAAGTCTTGACAGAGGGACTTTGAACGACTCTTgcttatcatcatcttcaactGCTATGTTGATTCCCATAACTTGACATCTCGGAAAGGCGGATTCCGGCCATAACCCTGAAACTTTCAATCGATTTTAACAGAGTTGATTACAAGCAAAGAAATAGAACAGAAccacaagaaaaacaaatccAGGATGTTTGATACTTACATGTGTTGACACACAGATATCCCCGGTGCAAATCAGTGTATATCAGGAGGAGGATAGACAAGAAAATTAATGGAAATAGACCAAAAAGAAGTCTTCTCTTCCTCATCTCCATTAACAAGTCTTGGGGTGCAATTCTTGGAAGCCGTCCATATGCAATAATAAAAGGTCTTCTTCCAACAATTTTCCTgtcattttatataaaattaaatattcccAATGCAAAAATCTTGGACGTATTCCAAGCAATAGCTATGTCTGTACTATTTATTAACTAAGAGCTATCtaaaaaaaagtataatttATATACAAGCTGGTTTATTTGGTGTGATTCTTCTAATTTTTTACATTTCTCCtcgttgtacttttggcagatTGATCTTTAAATCTTTTAgtctcatattttttatttgcaaAAGTACCTCCAACTTTTTCACATGTGGTGATGACAGGAATAATCAAACATGGAATAatccatgtttttttttaaaatcaagaataattcaTATTTTGAAAAAATGAGAGGATTTTCTATCTACGATTGGGGTTAGTTTATACTATGATCGACGTTATACtacgatatatttatatatctgttattttttgtatttatttaataagatGATCGGtctattacaaaaaaaaatgttgatggatcttttttgttttgttttaagcGAGATATTTGATTGATCATATGCAAAACAAAAACAACGAATTTTTTTCCAACAATAACATTGACCAACTCCAATGGCTTTGACAGCCCTAACGTTACGATGAACGTCAACTGCCTATACTTAGCTTCTCATGTGAGGTCAACTGTAGTCTGTAAGGTCAGAACATTCCATGAAAGAGGTAAATCCGACCAGATTCATTTGGCTCCAACTGTTTTGAGAGCGTATTTTAATCTGTAAGACGAGTCAATCTtacagatattcacaataaaaagtaataattttaacaTAAAGGACCGTCTCACGCAAGTTTTTGCCAGCTGTTTTTTAGTCGGACtcgattcatgaaaaaataagatttttataataaaattattttttcactttaaatatatattagcttgattcgtctcacaaaaatagattaatgagattctctcacgaTATACCTGTATTCTTTCTTGTAGGTAATTTTTTATGGCAAAatcttgtatgagacggtcttacgagtcgtatttgtgagacgaatatcttatttaggtaaTCTATgaaaaacatattatttttatgttaagagttactttttattgtgaatatcggtagggttgacccgtctcacatataaagattcatgagaccgtctcacaagagacctgctcattttttattttattttctaagtttccttgcttttgataatTTTCCATatctatatttataaatataattaggcaaaaatttgtgtgagacggtctcacgtgtcgtattttgtgagacggatatcttactTGGGTCATcatgaaaaaaacaaaaacttgtgtaagacggtctcacgagttgtattttgtgagacgtgtctcttatttgggttatcaatgAAATAGTATTATTtcttatgttaagagtattaatttttattataaacatCGGTATGGTTAGTCCGTCTCACAGATggagattcgtgagactgtctcacaatagactattacatgaaaaatattattttttatgttaagaatattattatttattgtgaatatcggtagggttgactcgtctccaaataaagattcgtgagatcgtctcacaagaaattactcaaagaattaacaataataatttatttttcttgtacAAAACGTTTTGTTTTACCTTTGCTGCTTTAGGGTAAAACGGCCGTTATGTCGCGAAATCGCCAATTTAACGTCACATAACGGCGTTACATGACAAATACGTTCTTTTCCGGAACTTTGAAGCGGTGGCGACAGCAAACCCTAGCTCACACGCACAGCAAGCAATCTCGGAATCGAAGGTATCTACTCTCTCCCGGTTTTATACTCGCGTGTTAAACTGTTGTAGCTTCGGTTTCGTCGACGCATATTGTAATGTCTCAAATAGAACGaaagtatttgatgaaatgc from Primulina eburnea isolate SZY01 chromosome 6, ASM2296580v1, whole genome shotgun sequence encodes:
- the LOC140833554 gene encoding alpha-1,3-arabinosyltransferase XAT3-like isoform X2, yielding MEMRKRRLLFGLFPLIFLSILLLIYTDLHRGYLCVNTWLWPESAFPRCQVMGINIAVEDDDKQESFKVPLSRLVRGGEARNLETTGFACHSSEFSLLCVASQPVRIDTRGRNITVHIPSNKAVQETNIRPYGRQENNFLGSIKPVKILHGNHNPVPKCEVIHKIPALIFSSAYVGNTFHEFSDLIIPLFLTANHFKSRVLIILDDYNSSFVDKFRPVLSRLSDYEVMNPAEKRSVHCFPGSIIGLTYHNVLTIDPEKVPRNYTMPDFKQFLRESFNLKNTNIYQIKIPTLLLLSRAKTRRFLNEDEMVAVIKELGFRVIIGRDEMVANMTTFSRIVNSCSVLVGVHGAGLTNELFLPAGGVTVQLELLGLEFASSYCFGNPAAAMGLHYVPYRMEPEESSLVELYGRHHSVIVKPGSVYAKGYQEVQKVYLDQPNLRVNVARFRENTLVRALQLAKDSQVL
- the LOC140833554 gene encoding alpha-1,3-arabinosyltransferase XAT3-like isoform X1, coding for MEMRKRRLLFGLFPLIFLSILLLIYTDLHRGYLCVNTFSGLWPESAFPRCQVMGINIAVEDDDKQESFKVPLSRLVRGGEARNLETTGFACHSSEFSLLCVASQPVRIDTRGRNITVHIPSNKAVQETNIRPYGRQENNFLGSIKPVKILHGNHNPVPKCEVIHKIPALIFSSAYVGNTFHEFSDLIIPLFLTANHFKSRVLIILDDYNSSFVDKFRPVLSRLSDYEVMNPAEKRSVHCFPGSIIGLTYHNVLTIDPEKVPRNYTMPDFKQFLRESFNLKNTNIYQIKIPTLLLLSRAKTRRFLNEDEMVAVIKELGFRVIIGRDEMVANMTTFSRIVNSCSVLVGVHGAGLTNELFLPAGGVTVQLELLGLEFASSYCFGNPAAAMGLHYVPYRMEPEESSLVELYGRHHSVIVKPGSVYAKGYQEVQKVYLDQPNLRVNVARFRENTLVRALQLAKDSQVL